From the genome of Pseudomonas sihuiensis:
CACGCGCGATTTCACGCCGCGTTCGTCGCGTAGCGGAGTTTCCTGCAGCAGCATCATGTCGAGCCCGACGCGCATACGCGGGATGCGCGAGGCGACCTCGGCCATGGCGCGCATCGGCGCAGCCGTATTGAGATAGAGCACCTGCGTGTCCCGATGCATGCTCGACATGCTGCTCAGGCTGGTCAGCGCCACCAGCAGCAGGGCGATGCAGGGAATCGCCACCGCGATGATCAGGCGGGTTTTCAAAGAGAGGGCGTCGAGACGCATGGGCAGACTCCATTTCGAGATAGGGCGCAGGGCGACGCTCAGCCTATCGGGCCGATGTTGCCGCTTTTGTATCGGCAGCGATGGCCAGGTGCATGAGGGCAAAGACGAGCGCTTTGACGAAAAGGAGTAGGCCGGCACAGCTGTCGGCGCAGAAGGGGTGATGGCCGCCGGCAAGGTCGGCCATCAGGGTTCAGGCTTGCAGCAACGCATCCAGTTCGCCGCCACGTTCCAGTGCGGCGAGGTCATCGAAGCCGCCGACATGATGCTCGCCAATGAATATCTGCGGCACGCTGCGGCGCTTGCTGCGCTGCAGCATCTCCGCCATACGCTCGGGCGAGCGACTCACGTCGATTTCCTCGTAGGTCACGCCCTTGCGTGTCAGCAGCGCCTTGGCGTTGATGCAGTAAGGGCAGTATGCGGTGGTGTAGAGGGTGACGGCTTGCATGGTGTACCTCCGGCGTCATCAGACGGCTACTGGTGGAAAATCGACAACGGTTTCGGCCAGGTTGTTGAGGTAATTGGTCAGCGTCAT
Proteins encoded in this window:
- the grxC gene encoding glutaredoxin 3; translation: MQAVTLYTTAYCPYCINAKALLTRKGVTYEEIDVSRSPERMAEMLQRSKRRSVPQIFIGEHHVGGFDDLAALERGGELDALLQA